The genomic DNA CGCAAGTTTGCTTTTAACGAATTTTAGGTAATCGGCGGCCTGGATTTTTTCCTCCAGGGTCCCACTTTCTAAATTATGAACTTGTTCGAAGAATAGTTTATCCAGTTTATCATGGATGGGTTCCTTCGCCGAAACTGCTGAGGAAACGAGTAAAAAAATACCTAGGAATAGGTTCGAAATTCTGGAAACGGTCATGGCCCCCCCTTTCCCCTAAAATATCGGTTTTCGGGTCCCCCGTCTTAACCCGGAAGGGCCTAAGAAAGAAGAATCAGAGAGAGTCCTTGTCTCGAACCCTTTCCGCGATCTTCCGAATTTTCTCCGAGAAGTCCTCAACCGCCAATTCCTTTTCACCGCTTTCTTCCAATTCCCGACCCACTTTTTTGAGATCTTCTTGGATTTGCTCGCGGTTTTCGCTGGCTCTTTGGGCCAAGTGCGTGAGAAGGTCCTCTCTATAACTTTTGACTTCTTCCAGTTTTAATTCTCCTAAAGCTACCATGCTTTGGAGAATTTTATCCATTTTTTCTCTTGTAAGATATGCGAGTCCGATTCCGCCCAGAACCAATCGCCCGAACAATGCGCTGATATTTTTACCCGTCTCACGGATTAACGCAGAAAGCATATAGTTGGAAAATTCTTCGTTCCTCTGTCCGAGGCTGACTTTTAGGAACGTCTGGCCTAGGATTTTCGGCGTAATATCCCGGCCGGTCATGTTATCGATCACCTTGATTTCACTTCCCGCGATAATCATTTCTGCGACATCTTCCAAGGTGATGGTTTTGCTAGTCTCGGGGTCGTACAACCTGCGGTTTGCGTATCGTTTGAGTACCTTCATTCGGGCGTTTGCCTTTGCTTCGAAAAATCCGAGACCGATGCGCTGGATCCAGAGCCGAATAAAGAGGGGTCCGTTTTTTGTTTCGGATTGCCTTTCTAGTTGCGGGTTTTTCGCAACGCACCAATTCTAGGATCGGGTTAAAATCCCCAAGGTCAAGGAAAAAACCCGTTCTATTCCAAGCAGGCATGAATCTACTCTCCGATGTTTTACTTCTAAGACGACTCACTCCGGAAGAGCGGGAATTTTTGTTAGCCCTCCTCAAGTGGAAAGGAATTTCATCTTTCGAATGGGTGACATCTTCGGGTTTTCCTTCCGTTTCAAAAGACACATTAATCTGGAAGATAGACGCGCAACCGGAAGACGTTGCGCAGACGAAAGATTGGTCGCGCGAAGCTTGTTTACTTGGAAGGTTTGATCAGGAAGAAAAGAACGCTTTTTTGAGAGCCGGAACGAATCGAATTTACGATTTAACGATTTTCCCCTTGGATGAATTTCCGATATTTCGCCCGAATAAGCCGGTTCATCCTGAAGCGATTCTATTAACGCAGAACGAAAATTTATATTATAGATATAGATCTCTATTTAGGGCGTCCGGGTCGAATGCATATTGGTGTAGAGATATTTTCGGACTTCCGAATCTTTTAAAAGAAACGAAACCGGGATTATTGATCCTGGATGCGGAATCGTTCGAAGCGAGAGAATTAATCGAGAAGCTTCGTCCCGTTTTAGGTGTTCCGTACTTTCCGCTTAGTTTTTGTTTAATCGATTTCGGAAGAGAAAACGTTTACCAAGACCTTGCCAGAGGTTTAAAGGATTTAGCAAAATCATTCTTCGATCCTAAAGATCTGTTGCTTTTTATCCGAGATCGTTTGGCTTTAAAGTCGATCTGCGAAGAATCCGGGTACCAGGCCATCGCTTGGGGGGGAACTCCACGGAATATCCGAGAATACGAATTCCCCAATATTCCGAAAATATCCGATGATAACAGCCAATCCGTTCTTAATGGGAGGATCCGTAGAATGTTTCTCTGGCTGGGAGAAGGCGCAATTCGAGGAGATTCTTCCACATAAAACTGCGATTAAACTCCTTCAGATTGTAAACGATCGAATACTTCTAAAAATAGTTCGGAAGGCTGGGCTCCCGAGACCGCATATTTCTCGTTAAAAATATAAAATGGAACTCCGGTAACTCCCATGTTCCTGCCTTCGATCTCCTCTTTTTCAATTTCCGATAATAATAACTTATCTTCTTTTACCGAGGACAATTCCGTATCCGGAACGCCCGCCTCTCGAAGAGCTTCCAAGAGGACCGATTCGTCCGACAAATTTTTTCCATCCGAAAAAAAGTTTCGGAAGAATATTTCGGCAAGCTTAGATTCCTTGCCGTATCCCCTTGCCTTGCGGATCAAAGCGTGGAGAATAAAGGTGTTAGGTTGATGACCTTTATCTAAATTAGAAAAAAATAAACCATCTTCCTTAGCTATATCCGTGACTCTTCCGGTCATCGAACGAATTCTTTCCAAAGAGCCGAATTTTTTAACCATATGAGCTTCGCGGTCTTCTCCGGCCGGAGAAATATCCGGGTTCAATTCAAACGGTTTCCAATTAACTTGGATCGTATCGTCAGGGTGCTTGACCTTCCATTGTTCGATGGCGTTCTCTAATCGTTTTTTCCCGATATAACACCAAGGACACACTACATCCGAATAAATTGAAATTTCAGTTTTCAAGAAAAATGTCTCCTGTAACCGTTAGACTTACAAGAAGGTTTAGAATTGCATTCTTTTTTCTTCCAAGGATGGAACGAATTCGTAAAAAATAATCCGCAAGGTAAATTCTACTCTTCTTCTAAAAGTTCGTCGGCTTCCAAATCTTCAAGGCCTCGATGAGGAAAGGCCTGCTCGTAAAACAAAGCGGAAAATAGGTTGAAATCTTCGTCTTCCGGTAAGTTCTTTTTTTCCCAGTATTCATTCCGACGCTTGATCAATACCGAAATTGTTTCATCTTCGAGAGAAAACGCTTTTCCACCTTGATTGAGTCGACGAACCAACCAATTCAGATTATGCAAAGTAAACGATCCTAAAAATTCCAATGCGGCTAAGGACGGTTCGCGTTTCATCAATGCTTCGGTATGATACAAGGGAATTCGTAAATAATAAGGATCCTTCGTTTGCATGTACTGCTGATATCCCGAAGAAACGGATTCGAAAAATTGCAGCGTGTTGACGTATGAAGTATTTATTAATTTTTCTTTTTCAGGATAGGAACGGATAATTTCCATCAAATCAATGAAACTATCTTTCTGTATCGCTTCTCTTAATATCGCATCTTGAGGAGCCGGCCTCGGCTCCACGTCGATCAACTTTACGAAAAGATATTTTATTTCGTACGCGAATCTAGACTCTCTCGGTATATAATATTCGATCCAAATAGGCTCCTTATAATATTGGATCAACTCTTCCGTCGGAAGATCAGGAGTGACGCTTAACGATTTGAGTTTTTTTACGTCGTCAGTGATTACTTTTTTCCCGCCGACTCTCGTCCGGGAACGTTTAATTTGACGGAGCTCGCTTTTATTGAGTAGAGGTTTTGGCTTGTACGAGTCC from Leptospira fainei serovar Hurstbridge str. BUT 6 includes the following:
- a CDS encoding DsbA family oxidoreductase; translation: MKTEISIYSDVVCPWCYIGKKRLENAIEQWKVKHPDDTIQVNWKPFELNPDISPAGEDREAHMVKKFGSLERIRSMTGRVTDIAKEDGLFFSNLDKGHQPNTFILHALIRKARGYGKESKLAEIFFRNFFSDGKNLSDESVLLEALREAGVPDTELSSVKEDKLLLSEIEKEEIEGRNMGVTGVPFYIFNEKYAVSGAQPSELFLEVFDRLQSEGV
- a CDS encoding polyhydroxyalkanoate synthesis regulator DNA-binding domain-containing protein, whose product is MKVLKRYANRRLYDPETSKTITLEDVAEMIIAGSEIKVIDNMTGRDITPKILGQTFLKVSLGQRNEEFSNYMLSALIRETGKNISALFGRLVLGGIGLAYLTREKMDKILQSMVALGELKLEEVKSYREDLLTHLAQRASENREQIQEDLKKVGRELEESGEKELAVEDFSEKIRKIAERVRDKDSL